One Roseimaritima multifibrata DNA window includes the following coding sequences:
- a CDS encoding carbon storage regulator, with protein sequence MLVLSRKQGQRIVVSFAGEVAALEVLRIDGNRVLLGIAAANTVAIHREEVWAEIGSRLRPEGGVKAGPVKTVA encoded by the coding sequence ATGCTAGTCTTGTCAAGAAAGCAGGGGCAACGGATTGTTGTCAGTTTCGCCGGGGAAGTCGCTGCGCTTGAGGTGTTGAGGATTGATGGTAACCGCGTCCTCTTGGGCATCGCTGCGGCGAATACGGTCGCCATCCATCGCGAAGAAGTTTGGGCTGAGATTGGCTCTCGGCTTCGGCCAGAGGGCGGCGTCAAAGCCGGCCCCGTCAAAACCGTTGCTTAG
- a CDS encoding 3-keto-disaccharide hydrolase, protein MKWFASIGFLGLSSLFVATPLVAAEPKTESKSDSEWTVLFDGESTDHWRNYKKDKVSDGWKVEDGALVRKDKGAGDLISKEQYGAFELSIEYKISPEGNSGIMFHVQETDGAPYFTGPEIQVQDNQAGHDPQLAGWLYQLYQPKKVGSGADAKILDATKPAGEWNHLLIRIDPAGSSVTMNGQKYYDFVVGSEDWNKRVAASKFVKWKGFGEAGKGHICLQDHGDVVSYRNIKVRELE, encoded by the coding sequence ATGAAATGGTTTGCATCAATCGGCTTTTTGGGGCTGTCCAGCCTATTCGTCGCCACGCCGTTAGTGGCCGCCGAACCTAAGACGGAATCGAAAAGCGACTCGGAATGGACCGTTCTCTTCGATGGAGAATCGACCGATCACTGGCGGAACTACAAAAAAGACAAGGTTTCTGACGGCTGGAAAGTCGAAGACGGAGCTCTGGTTCGCAAGGATAAAGGGGCTGGCGATCTGATTAGCAAAGAGCAGTACGGAGCGTTTGAGCTATCGATCGAGTACAAAATCTCGCCGGAAGGGAACAGCGGGATCATGTTCCACGTCCAGGAAACCGACGGAGCTCCCTATTTTACCGGCCCGGAAATCCAGGTTCAGGACAATCAAGCTGGCCACGATCCCCAATTGGCAGGTTGGCTTTATCAGCTGTACCAGCCAAAGAAAGTTGGCAGCGGAGCCGACGCCAAGATCCTGGACGCCACCAAACCAGCCGGCGAGTGGAATCATCTGTTGATCCGCATCGATCCAGCAGGCAGTTCGGTCACCATGAATGGCCAGAAATATTATGATTTTGTCGTCGGCAGCGAAGATTGGAACAAGCGAGTCGCAGCCAGCAAATTCGTTAAGTGGAAAGGTTTCGGCGAGGCCGGCAAAGGGCACATTTGCCTGCAAGATCACGGCGACGTCGTTTCCTACCGGAACATCAAAGTCCGCGAGCTGGAATAA
- the ispH gene encoding 4-hydroxy-3-methylbut-2-enyl diphosphate reductase: MKIILAAPRGFCAGVNMAVESLELSLQAFGPPVYVYHEIVHNQFVVRTFRDKGAVFVNHLDEVPTGSTVLFSAHGVSPAIRQAAKDRDLQAIDATCPLVTKVHLEAIKYAKAGYTIVLIGHEGHDEVIGTMGEAPEAIVLVEDEADVDRLEVSDESKLAFLTQTTLSVDDAGRIISRLRERFPSIQHPPKEDICYATQNRQEAVAALAKQADAIIVLGSQNSSNSQRLRELGGAEGKPAYLVDGPEDLRADMFQQDMTVLVTAGASAPELVVKQTLDWLEENFQATIQTQTIREENVHFPLPRPLRSLAK, from the coding sequence ATGAAAATCATCCTTGCAGCCCCACGCGGATTTTGTGCGGGAGTCAATATGGCCGTGGAGAGCCTGGAATTGAGCCTGCAGGCCTTTGGGCCTCCGGTCTATGTCTACCACGAAATTGTCCACAATCAGTTTGTGGTCCGCACGTTTCGGGATAAGGGGGCCGTTTTTGTAAACCACTTAGACGAAGTCCCCACCGGTTCGACCGTCCTTTTCTCTGCCCACGGGGTTTCTCCAGCGATCCGTCAGGCCGCCAAAGACCGGGATTTGCAGGCGATCGACGCAACTTGCCCGCTCGTTACAAAAGTTCACCTGGAAGCGATCAAGTACGCCAAAGCCGGATATACGATCGTTCTGATTGGGCACGAAGGCCACGATGAAGTGATCGGAACCATGGGAGAGGCTCCCGAAGCGATTGTGTTGGTCGAAGATGAAGCGGATGTGGACCGATTGGAAGTCAGCGACGAATCCAAATTGGCGTTTTTGACGCAAACCACGCTCAGTGTCGACGACGCCGGACGAATCATCAGTCGGCTTCGCGAACGTTTTCCAAGCATTCAGCATCCTCCCAAGGAGGATATCTGCTACGCCACCCAGAATCGCCAAGAAGCGGTCGCGGCGCTGGCCAAGCAAGCGGACGCCATTATCGTGTTGGGCAGCCAAAACAGCAGCAATAGCCAGCGTTTGCGTGAATTAGGGGGAGCCGAAGGGAAACCTGCCTATTTAGTGGATGGGCCCGAAGATCTGCGAGCGGACATGTTCCAGCAGGACATGACGGTGCTGGTCACCGCCGGGGCAAGTGCTCCGGAATTGGTCGTCAAACAGACGCTGGATTGGCTGGAAGAGAATTTTCAGGCGACCATCCAGACTCAGACCATCCGCGAAGAAAACGTCCATTTTCCTTTGCCTAGACCTCTCCGTAGCTTGGCCAAGTGA
- the hpnC gene encoding squalene synthase HpnC, with protein sequence MPERLQLAQAECRRIARGHYENFVVGSLFLPRSIRQDFYNVYAFCRTADDLADESGSPKIALKRLNALQIDLQECFDENGTPEGILLALRDTITRHTLPSQPFFDLLDAFQQDQRVSEYMTFDSLLNYCQRSANPVGRIVLRLAGLDSPKLDQLSDSICTGLQLANFWQDVRRDLAIGRIYIPLEDRNRFGVTEADLSEPTASAKVRELIAYEVARTETFFAQGMPLAQQVPRWLARDIRLFAHGGLATLHAIGKQNYDVLRRRPKVSRWRQAQLACAALGGRLS encoded by the coding sequence ATGCCTGAGAGACTCCAGCTAGCCCAAGCCGAATGCCGCAGGATTGCTCGTGGGCATTACGAGAATTTTGTGGTGGGGAGCCTGTTTCTCCCCCGTTCGATTCGGCAAGATTTTTACAATGTCTACGCTTTCTGCAGGACGGCTGACGACCTCGCCGATGAGTCAGGGTCTCCCAAAATTGCACTGAAACGGCTGAACGCCCTGCAGATCGATTTACAAGAGTGCTTTGATGAGAACGGAACCCCTGAGGGAATCCTGCTGGCGCTTCGTGATACGATTACCCGACACACCCTCCCCTCGCAACCTTTTTTTGATTTACTCGATGCGTTCCAGCAGGACCAGCGGGTGAGCGAATACATGACGTTTGATAGCCTTTTAAATTATTGTCAGCGGAGCGCTAATCCGGTCGGCCGAATAGTCCTGCGTTTGGCGGGACTCGATTCGCCCAAACTGGATCAGCTGTCGGACTCGATATGCACGGGCCTGCAATTGGCGAATTTCTGGCAAGACGTCCGCCGAGATCTTGCGATCGGACGAATCTACATTCCGCTTGAAGACCGCAACCGGTTTGGCGTCACCGAAGCCGATTTGTCGGAACCGACCGCCAGCGCCAAGGTTCGCGAACTGATCGCTTACGAAGTCGCACGGACGGAAACCTTCTTCGCTCAAGGCATGCCGCTTGCCCAGCAAGTCCCTCGCTGGCTTGCCCGCGACATTCGATTGTTTGCACATGGCGGGTTGGCGACCCTGCATGCCATTGGCAAACAGAATTACGACGTCCTTCGCCGTCGACCAAAGGTCTCTCGCTGGCGACAGGCTCAGCTTGCCTGTGCAGCGCTCGGGGGCCGGCTATCGTGA
- a CDS encoding phytoene/squalene synthase family protein: MNATVSVRDSYRYATKIAKGASSNFYRSFWLLPRRKRSAMHALYAFARITDDLGDCSARPDTRRQWLNWWRKTTELALQQDHSTGSIPMPEEPPIDGAPTTFQPRLRHHASHLLPALADTAQRFSIPSQHLLEIIDGVLADQQKTRFDTFEQLEHYCYLVASAVGLCCLSIWEFKEPLPKSAAIDCGVAFQLTNILRDIREDAGRGRIYLPRQHWERHGLCEDDLLDIRGDDRLRCLVIEESERAAKLFQSGWEVWDHIHPDGQAMFSMMWRTYRRLLSRIEEDPGSVANRRVRLSTSDRFELMAHHFVPPLFKRLPVPPWNQIATESQGE, translated from the coding sequence GTGAATGCCACCGTATCGGTTCGCGATAGCTATCGCTACGCGACCAAAATCGCCAAGGGAGCGTCCAGTAATTTCTATCGATCGTTTTGGCTTTTGCCTCGTCGCAAACGTTCCGCGATGCATGCGTTGTATGCGTTTGCCCGGATCACCGACGACTTGGGCGACTGCTCCGCACGTCCAGACACCCGTCGCCAGTGGTTGAATTGGTGGCGAAAAACAACCGAACTGGCACTACAACAAGATCATTCAACCGGCTCGATACCGATGCCGGAAGAGCCTCCCATCGACGGCGCCCCGACCACTTTCCAACCGCGTCTTCGTCATCATGCGTCTCACCTACTGCCAGCGCTAGCCGACACGGCGCAGCGGTTTTCGATTCCTTCGCAGCACCTTCTGGAAATTATCGACGGGGTCTTAGCCGATCAGCAGAAAACTCGATTCGATACGTTCGAGCAACTGGAACACTACTGTTATTTAGTCGCTTCGGCCGTCGGGTTATGCTGCCTTTCGATCTGGGAGTTTAAAGAACCGCTTCCTAAATCGGCTGCGATTGATTGCGGAGTTGCATTTCAGTTGACCAACATCCTTCGCGACATCCGCGAGGATGCTGGGCGCGGACGTATCTACCTTCCCCGTCAACACTGGGAACGTCACGGACTGTGCGAAGACGACTTGTTGGACATACGCGGCGATGATCGTCTGCGATGTCTGGTGATCGAAGAATCGGAGCGAGCCGCCAAATTGTTTCAGAGTGGCTGGGAAGTCTGGGACCACATCCATCCTGACGGGCAAGCGATGTTCAGCATGATGTGGCGTACCTATCGGCGCCTGCTTTCCAGGATCGAAGAAGATCCCGGCAGCGTAGCGAATCGCCGAGTCCGGTTAAGCACCTCGGACCGATTTGAACTGATGGCTCACCATTTTGTCCCACCATTGTTTAAGCGACTTCCGGTACCACCGTGGAACCAAATCGCGACGGAGAGCCAAGGTGAGTAA
- the hpnE gene encoding hydroxysqualene dehydroxylase HpnE, protein MSKRPVVAIVGGGLAGLSAAWALSEFPVDVKLLEARSVVGGRAGSYTDSTNGGEVDYCQHVAMGCCTNFLWWMQETDLLQHFQQASALTFLAADVPSSILQSSRWLPAPLHSLPAFARAHFLSRAQKIEIARGLWRLMRRSSRSRETTSMQQWLRTAGQSEETIERFWEIIIVSALGESTQRVSVDAARKVLVDGFLGHREAGDVWIPQCSLSDLFGRKLADKLLQRGVSVECGSPVKNLECNHNTCVDIQTSESSIQADQAIIAVPWHGLSRLLPPQSNILPAAKLQAIHALPSSPISGVHLWFDRAITNKQHCVLVGGLAQWLFRPAFGNESEHYYQVVISASRDVRAMPRDKCIEQILAEIETHFPDATNAKLLRSKTITDRQAVFSMRPEIETIRPHVQTQHPSVQLAGDYTATDWPATMEGAVLSGFRAADQVLQGLGLGRFAEQPPLPRNLLTKWVIRE, encoded by the coding sequence GTGAGTAAGCGTCCCGTGGTGGCCATCGTCGGTGGCGGGCTGGCGGGTCTGTCGGCAGCATGGGCACTAAGCGAATTCCCCGTCGACGTGAAATTACTGGAAGCAAGATCCGTCGTGGGAGGGCGCGCCGGTTCGTATACAGACTCGACCAACGGCGGAGAAGTCGATTACTGCCAGCATGTCGCGATGGGTTGTTGCACGAATTTTTTGTGGTGGATGCAAGAGACAGACCTGCTGCAACATTTTCAACAAGCTTCGGCATTAACGTTTCTCGCTGCAGACGTCCCTTCCAGCATTCTCCAATCTTCCCGATGGTTGCCGGCGCCGCTGCATTCGCTTCCCGCTTTCGCTCGAGCCCATTTTCTCAGCCGAGCACAAAAGATTGAAATTGCGAGAGGCCTCTGGCGTTTGATGCGACGCAGCTCAAGATCTCGCGAAACCACGTCGATGCAGCAATGGCTACGTACGGCGGGCCAGTCGGAGGAGACCATCGAACGTTTTTGGGAAATCATCATTGTCAGTGCGTTGGGAGAATCGACGCAGCGGGTCTCGGTCGATGCCGCCCGCAAGGTTCTGGTCGACGGGTTTCTAGGGCATCGAGAAGCGGGAGATGTTTGGATACCGCAATGCTCTTTGTCCGATCTATTCGGGCGCAAGTTGGCGGACAAATTGCTGCAGCGTGGCGTCTCGGTTGAATGTGGAAGTCCCGTCAAGAATCTCGAGTGCAACCACAATACCTGCGTCGACATCCAGACATCCGAATCTTCAATCCAAGCGGACCAAGCGATCATCGCGGTCCCCTGGCACGGGCTGTCGCGATTGCTTCCGCCACAAAGCAACATCCTGCCCGCTGCAAAGCTGCAGGCGATCCATGCTCTCCCCAGCTCACCGATCAGCGGAGTCCATCTTTGGTTCGATCGTGCGATCACAAACAAGCAACACTGCGTGCTGGTAGGAGGCCTAGCACAGTGGTTGTTTCGCCCGGCGTTTGGCAATGAATCCGAACATTATTATCAAGTCGTGATCAGTGCTTCCCGGGATGTTCGAGCGATGCCACGCGACAAATGTATCGAGCAAATTTTGGCAGAAATAGAAACACATTTTCCCGACGCAACAAACGCGAAGCTTCTTCGCAGCAAGACGATCACCGACCGGCAAGCCGTCTTTTCAATGCGTCCCGAGATCGAAACGATCCGCCCGCACGTTCAAACACAACACCCGAGTGTGCAACTTGCCGGAGATTACACGGCGACCGATTGGCCCGCAACAATGGAGGGAGCCGTCCTGAGCGGCTTTCGAGCCGCAGACCAAGTCTTGCAGGGATTGGGGTTAGGTCGTTTCGCAGAACAACCACCGCTGCCAAGAAATTTGTTAACCAAGTGGGTTATACGCGAATAA
- a CDS encoding serine/threonine-protein kinase, giving the protein MADASSKNDFLEPPRQTGELGRLGPYRVLSIIGSGGMGRVFLAQDTRLQRDIALKVMNERFAATPNSRHRFLDEARAMAAIDSDYVVRIYEVGQHNQTPFMAMELLEGESLEDRNASKPKFSPSELIQLACQLCDGLAAAHARGIIHRDIKPANIWLEVPSGRPKILDFGLALAGAPAAQLTGRGSVVGTPGYLSPEQARNERLDDRSDLYSLGVVLFELCTGRLPFEEKVVPMMLIAIIAHQTPSPLDFNPNIPLPLAELIERMLSKEARDRPASAAELKQELLAVQESLLSESQAALRIVTDSEITKTGSSLNRAKSRPERVPLKWLASPVALSIIGGSFLTVLLVILGLKVLYPAVDIPATDNQGRSSAVAAPKSLPPLLPGQLAALQLQQARLLETEIGVGDLGEVTFDIVNQAVGREDDPVRLYADRPTLVACQLYLASQNGIRRDGYAMPLRRRPSQLPQPGKKTSCTIHFETATIPVGLYQAIVALETPRGSVIHEVALPLRLVPNLRSEPLDGYEIVRTWTGDGADTTVGKKSEKDLGVAKSLILAGTADDSADKQQLIFLKFDLRRIEGLEKRMRHVVLTLTLAEPSPQEMFAVRAYAVRDRIADDWKESGEGRLDLENASMVDGFGELDFLGTSKGDNTGGVLSGQVDSVRLFGAELDDAVRSAGDFLTLVFVAAHTPSKPLQFVAKESDPEKAPALALKLEAESL; this is encoded by the coding sequence ATGGCTGACGCATCTTCGAAAAACGATTTTCTAGAACCGCCGCGTCAAACCGGCGAGCTAGGGCGTTTAGGGCCATATCGTGTGCTGAGTATTATCGGCAGCGGTGGTATGGGGCGAGTCTTTTTGGCTCAGGATACGCGTCTGCAGCGTGATATTGCCCTGAAAGTCATGAATGAACGGTTCGCTGCGACTCCCAATAGTCGCCACCGTTTCTTGGATGAAGCCCGAGCAATGGCGGCGATCGATAGCGATTATGTCGTCAGGATCTATGAAGTTGGCCAGCACAATCAAACTCCTTTCATGGCGATGGAGCTTCTGGAAGGGGAATCGCTTGAGGATCGTAACGCCTCCAAGCCGAAATTTTCTCCTTCGGAATTGATTCAGCTGGCTTGCCAGCTATGCGATGGCTTGGCGGCCGCTCATGCCCGTGGGATCATTCATCGGGATATCAAGCCGGCGAACATTTGGCTGGAAGTGCCTAGTGGACGCCCCAAAATTCTCGATTTTGGTCTCGCCCTTGCCGGAGCCCCTGCCGCTCAATTGACCGGCCGAGGGAGCGTCGTCGGGACGCCAGGTTATCTTTCGCCTGAACAGGCACGTAACGAAAGGTTGGACGATCGCAGCGACCTGTATTCGCTGGGAGTGGTGCTGTTTGAATTGTGTACAGGACGGTTGCCTTTTGAAGAGAAGGTCGTCCCGATGATGTTGATCGCAATCATCGCCCATCAAACTCCCTCGCCGCTCGATTTCAATCCAAACATTCCGCTCCCCTTGGCGGAATTGATTGAAAGGATGTTGTCTAAGGAGGCGCGCGATCGTCCTGCTTCGGCAGCGGAATTAAAGCAGGAGCTTCTTGCTGTGCAGGAATCTCTTCTTTCCGAAAGCCAAGCTGCCCTCCGGATTGTGACCGATTCGGAAATCACTAAAACGGGCTCCTCCCTAAACCGTGCCAAGTCGCGTCCCGAGCGGGTCCCGCTTAAGTGGTTAGCTTCGCCAGTTGCGCTCTCCATTATCGGTGGATCCTTTCTGACGGTATTGCTGGTGATTCTGGGGTTGAAGGTGCTTTATCCTGCTGTCGATATTCCTGCGACGGACAATCAAGGCAGGTCCTCGGCTGTGGCGGCTCCAAAATCATTGCCTCCCCTGTTGCCAGGTCAATTGGCCGCTTTGCAACTCCAGCAGGCACGGCTTTTAGAAACAGAGATCGGAGTCGGAGACCTTGGCGAAGTGACCTTCGATATTGTGAATCAAGCGGTCGGCAGGGAAGACGACCCAGTCCGACTGTACGCCGATCGACCTACCTTGGTCGCCTGCCAGCTCTATTTGGCTTCGCAAAATGGAATCCGCCGTGACGGATATGCGATGCCGCTGCGCCGTCGACCAAGTCAGCTCCCACAGCCGGGTAAGAAAACGTCTTGTACGATCCATTTTGAAACCGCAACCATTCCCGTCGGCCTGTACCAAGCGATCGTCGCACTGGAAACACCACGAGGTTCGGTTATTCACGAGGTTGCTCTGCCTCTGCGATTGGTTCCCAATCTCCGCAGCGAGCCGCTGGACGGTTATGAAATTGTCCGAACCTGGACGGGCGATGGAGCCGATACCACGGTGGGTAAAAAATCGGAAAAGGATTTGGGAGTCGCGAAATCGTTGATTCTCGCTGGGACCGCTGACGATTCAGCCGATAAACAACAATTGATTTTTTTGAAGTTTGATCTGCGCCGGATCGAAGGTCTTGAAAAGAGGATGCGGCATGTCGTGCTGACCCTAACGCTGGCCGAGCCTTCGCCTCAAGAGATGTTCGCCGTTCGCGCCTATGCGGTGCGTGATCGGATTGCGGACGATTGGAAAGAAAGCGGTGAGGGGCGATTGGATTTAGAAAACGCTTCCATGGTCGATGGATTCGGTGAGCTTGATTTTTTGGGGACGTCTAAAGGGGATAACACGGGAGGCGTTTTGAGCGGCCAAGTCGACTCGGTCCGTTTGTTTGGTGCCGAATTGGATGACGCGGTTCGCAGTGCAGGCGACTTTCTTACCTTGGTGTTCGTCGCGGCACACACACCTAGCAAACCGCTGCAATTTGTGGCGAAGGAATCCGATCCCGAAAAAGCCCCTGCATTGGCCTTGAAGCTGGAGGCGGAGTCCCTGTGA
- a CDS encoding 2-isopropylmalate synthase: MSTDTPDSNRPQTGQSGSGNPASEPRPVRIFDTTLRDGEQSPGASMNLSEKLEVAQALADLGVDVIEAGFPIASPGDFEAVKQIAATVRGVTVCGLARCSDKDIDRAWEALKHAPQARIHVFLATSAIHREFKLRMTPDEIVERAVSGVRRAAAVCDDVEFSPEDACRTEHDFLCRVVEAAIDAGATTVNIPDTVGYATPGEVFARIRMLRDRVPNIDKAVISTHCHDDLGMAVANSLAAVEAGAGQIECTINGIGERAGNAALEEVVMALRTRSDYYHFTTNIDTKRLVPTSRLVSATTGIVVQRNKAIVGRNAFAHESGIHQDGMLKERSTYEIMSPEEVGFAKTDLVLGKHSGRAALADRARQLGFQLTGEQLQSVFAEFKKLADKKKEIYDGDIVALIGSEISDRVEAHWSLTDFEVTSGRNRKPMVTVTLRSGEDEFTETVEEGDGPIDAAFWAVERITGIETVCKNFRVHSATLGRDAQGEVRVEVEYQGELYRGIGVSTDTVEATILAILNAVNRIAAQAAS; the protein is encoded by the coding sequence ATGTCGACGGACACGCCCGATTCAAATCGGCCTCAAACGGGACAGTCTGGTTCAGGTAACCCGGCATCCGAGCCTCGCCCCGTGCGTATCTTTGATACCACGCTTCGTGATGGTGAGCAGTCCCCAGGGGCAAGCATGAACCTGAGCGAAAAACTGGAAGTCGCTCAGGCGCTGGCTGATCTGGGCGTCGACGTCATCGAAGCGGGGTTTCCGATTGCCTCGCCGGGCGATTTTGAAGCGGTCAAGCAGATCGCGGCAACCGTTCGCGGTGTGACGGTCTGTGGGTTGGCCCGCTGTAGCGACAAAGATATCGATCGAGCTTGGGAGGCCCTTAAGCACGCACCTCAAGCACGGATTCATGTGTTTCTGGCGACCAGTGCGATTCATCGCGAATTCAAACTTCGGATGACGCCCGATGAGATCGTCGAGCGAGCCGTCTCAGGAGTCCGCCGGGCTGCGGCTGTTTGTGATGACGTGGAATTCTCACCCGAGGATGCCTGCCGGACCGAACACGATTTCCTTTGCCGAGTCGTTGAAGCGGCCATCGACGCCGGGGCAACGACCGTCAATATCCCCGATACCGTCGGCTACGCGACACCCGGCGAAGTCTTTGCTCGGATTCGAATGCTGCGGGATCGAGTTCCCAACATCGACAAAGCGGTGATCAGTACGCATTGCCATGATGACCTGGGGATGGCGGTCGCCAATTCACTGGCAGCTGTGGAAGCCGGGGCAGGGCAGATCGAATGTACGATCAACGGTATCGGTGAACGAGCAGGGAATGCCGCCTTGGAAGAGGTGGTGATGGCACTTCGGACGCGTAGTGATTACTACCATTTCACAACCAATATCGACACCAAACGTTTGGTCCCTACCAGTCGCTTGGTAAGTGCCACCACCGGAATTGTGGTGCAGCGAAATAAGGCGATCGTGGGACGAAATGCGTTTGCGCACGAATCAGGGATCCACCAAGATGGGATGCTGAAGGAACGAAGTACTTACGAAATCATGTCCCCCGAAGAAGTCGGGTTCGCAAAAACAGACTTGGTCTTGGGCAAGCACAGTGGGCGAGCCGCGCTTGCCGATCGAGCTCGCCAGTTAGGGTTTCAGCTGACCGGCGAACAGTTGCAGTCCGTGTTCGCTGAATTCAAAAAACTGGCGGACAAAAAGAAAGAAATCTACGACGGAGATATCGTGGCATTGATCGGAAGCGAGATCAGTGACCGAGTCGAAGCTCATTGGTCGTTAACCGATTTTGAAGTCACCAGTGGCCGTAACCGAAAGCCGATGGTGACCGTCACGCTGCGAAGTGGCGAGGACGAATTTACCGAGACCGTTGAAGAAGGGGATGGCCCGATCGACGCCGCATTTTGGGCTGTCGAGCGAATCACCGGAATCGAAACGGTTTGCAAAAACTTCCGAGTCCACAGTGCGACGCTCGGGCGAGACGCTCAAGGGGAAGTTCGCGTCGAAGTGGAGTACCAAGGAGAACTTTATCGAGGGATCGGTGTCAGCACCGACACCGTCGAAGCAACGATTCTGGCGATCCTGAACGCGGTCAACCGAATCGCAGCCCAGGCAGCATCTTAA
- a CDS encoding M50 family metallopeptidase — translation MEEWTAYHEAGHALMATLLGGSVHHVTIEPDNDDGPARYGDTLVSWPGFRDSKTLLQAEILVLLSGPIAEMLYRGEPLHPGFVPEWAEDWRQAWERAGTFVAEPQRRLRQMEQWLKQLYQEFDRPPFWAAVAALADELLAHETLDQEMVEETVAQWSF, via the coding sequence ATGGAAGAATGGACCGCCTATCACGAAGCTGGCCATGCACTGATGGCAACTCTGCTGGGAGGCTCTGTTCACCACGTGACCATCGAGCCCGACAATGACGACGGTCCCGCTCGGTATGGAGACACATTGGTATCGTGGCCCGGTTTCCGTGACTCAAAAACCTTGCTGCAAGCGGAGATCCTGGTGTTGCTGTCCGGCCCCATCGCCGAGATGCTTTACCGTGGTGAACCGCTGCATCCCGGATTTGTTCCTGAGTGGGCGGAGGACTGGCGTCAGGCGTGGGAGCGAGCCGGCACCTTTGTCGCCGAACCGCAGCGGCGTCTTCGGCAAATGGAACAGTGGCTAAAGCAGCTGTACCAGGAATTTGATCGTCCGCCATTTTGGGCGGCCGTCGCAGCCTTGGCCGACGAATTGCTCGCGCATGAAACGCTCGACCAAGAAATGGTCGAAGAAACGGTAGCCCAGTGGAGTTTTTGA